The region GAGTTCCATCCACCTTCTCTTGTTCTTGGAACCTTAAGATCGACCTATTACTCTTCCTCCTCTCGATTAACGACATTGATTTGAGAGTCTCTACGACGGAGATCCTTTCTTCATGATCAGATCTCTACTGATCGCATCTACGACGAAGATCGAATGTGGTCTTGAATTGAGGGATTCCAAGTACTTTCAGAAACAAGATCAAGAGTTGTTCCTTCCATCTCAGTGTAACTATTACAATAGTTGAGGTTTGAATCAAAAGAGATCTAATTGTGGAAATCCGCTGGAATCAAAATCGAAACCATAATTATTGATGTATTGATTAGGTGAATTCTTGATACGGTAGTACAAATCTCTGGGACGGTAATGTGGGGCAAAATTGCAATGTTAGCACTTCAACATCTAAATTAGTGAATGAACAAAAAAAATCATACAATAAATTATATACTATAGACAATAATTAAACTTGTGCGGTATTGATCTATATTGTCGACATAGAACCAATAATATTTGGGGTTGAAATTTTGAGTAGTATATAATATGGTCTTTTTATTTTTGAGgaattttttatatttatatgtTATACAAACATAGATGTATTAGAGTAAGCTTTTGGCTTGTTTGATCACTACTCTTTTTATaataaacatttatttttaatacaagaaataaaaatAGGAGTTATGTACTAGATTTGCTATTATATTAATGAATCCAATCTGAATAAGACAACAAACCATTGAAAAGTACCATAGTTGGTAATCTAACTTATCTAGGCTTTATGTGACGCATATAAAAACAAATTAACTTACACATCCTTTATATATTTATGCATATATACCCACTTCACACAAATCCCAAAATGACCTTTTTGATACAAGTATAAAATACTCTGTCTTTAGTActattttttaataatatataAGAAAAGGGGTGCATTGTTCTCAAAGAAACCTGCTTCAAATACTTATATATACTAGTATTACTTTTGCTAAGGATAATATATGAAAATGTACATTCTTTCTGAATAATCAAGTCATGTAGCTGGAACTTTGTTAACAGAAGCAGGTGGTCTAGTGGCTCTCAACTGTCAAATTTGTTTCATCTATTGTTGTCTATAGACATCAATGAGTTCCAAATATATAAGAAATTGAACACTTTTTATTTATATTATATGTAAGCTActacctccgttttttattataaatcgttttgggaaaatattttgtaccagaatataagtcgttttataatatcaataagtaattaatgttatttttcctattatacccttaaatatttattattctctctctttTCAATTATATCAATTTATCTTTTCAATATCATTAATGAAAGACAACTTTGTAAAATCcttcataatttctcttttttataCCACAATTCTTAATACgtttgaaaagtcaaaaacgacttataataaaaaacggagggagtaATATATAGAATACAATACTACTATTAGGATGTTAATACTTAATTAACTCTTAATAAGGTTGTCTTAATTATGCATTAACTCTTTAATTTAAGAGTATTATCCATTGATTATTTGAGTCTAAGAAACTAGTGACAAATTATAGTGGAGCTTTTGTGGTAAATCAATGCTAAATAAAACATGAACCACAAAAACAATATGGTGGTGTAGCACATGAAAACGTTACTAATACAAATGGTCATATAAATAGTTTGatgttgacagattgacaaaggTTTATTCCTTCCAGGTGTAAAAATATGAATGGTGCCAAGCTAAATGGGACGGCACACCAAATAGTCATTTAGCCTCAATGCAGGAAATAAAGAAGGATGTACATTACATATAAAtgaagaatttaaaattaaattgaatatTAGAAAATTAATAACTTTACTATCAGTTAAGATCTAATTATGTCTAAATAATTATCACAAAATTGATTTATGAGATGTGAATTATCTTCACTTATAAGGATTTATTGTGGGTTCTTAATATATCATTCATGTTAAAGACTAAATATCTAAAGCGTGAAAATAAATTGTCAGCAGATATTTGATAACAAGTAGTCCATTGGACCGTAAATTAAGTTCATGATATCATGTTAAGAAATATGGTTTGACCTAACACATACCTACAAAATAGTTCAAACTATTTATTGTCTTTATAAGGTGATGATTGTTTCCCTTATAAATATATGTTCAAACCATATATTATCTGATGTGAAACTCTTAACATTATCGTCTAAGATTTTCAAAGTATACTAATCATTTAATGGAACAATGCTTAAATAGCCAAACAATTAAAAGCGGGGAGGTCTTTCACTGAACTCAACTGAATGGTTCAATCAAACACAAAACTCAATCAAACAATTCATTCATAATTAATGTTTAATAATAACCctaatataattaattaataattaattatttaattaaataattaacttaacaatatatatatatatatatatatatatatatatatatatatatatatatatatatatatatatatatatatatatatatatatatatatatatatatatatatatatatatatatatatatatattcgtGAAAGAGATACAGAATAATAATTGTGTAGAACATGGACAAATTATCAAAAATAAAGATCAAACGTGTTCAATAATATTGTTTTAAAAACAATTGGATAAAGCTTAATTATAATTGTGCATACAAGAACACTATGATGCCGTTAGATGTAGAACTTTGTTCAAGGAATATATCTCAAACTGATTGAGGGGTTACACGAAGAAAATTGATCTGTGTGATGCTCTTACGTTGAAAATATGAGTAGTGTTTCATGAGATTGAGCTAACTTGGTAAGATAGAATTACAAATATGTTAGTCGAGAGACTCTAACGTTCTGATAGATATAATCAATCAAGTGATGAgaaataattattatttttcaaCCTTAGATCAAAGAATAGAAGGATGAGTCAAAGGAAATGTCTAAGGCCATCTTAAATTATTTGAAATTCGATTTAGGATAGTCAAAGTCCAATTGTGATAAAATAACTAGGAGTCTTGTTTAACAATGAAAAACTATTATGAGACAATTTTAAAAATATCACATCAAATTCAACCATTTATAGGAAAAAAAAATCGTTATGCATATAGATAATAAACTATATCCCTAGTATAAACAATAATGAACTCTTCATTCTTTCTAATCTCACAATAAATAAGTTGAAGGCCATATTAGTGATGATATGTCTTAGACCTGTTTATCTAAACTCGTTACACTGTCTTAGTCTTTTTGAGCCTTTAAACCCCTTTTTTGTACCAAAAACAAAAGCATCTATATAGCCTATAAAATGTAATGTTAGCTAGTAACTAATCAAAACAATTACTAATTCACATTAACTCATAATGAAGTTAGTTAAAATAAAGACAAATGTACAGCATTAGCAGtgtttataaaaaaaaaagtGTGCATAATAGAACGAAAAATAGAGTAAAAGTGCCATTAGGGTAGAATATAGCGGTGGAAGAGGGGGGTGGCGTGAAAGCTCGGTGTCACGCCGTCCAAACATAAACCTTTTCATCTATCTATCTGCCACCCCACGCGCAATcatctatatatatatatgtttattCATTTTGTATATCTATATATATTATTCTTCTGCTTCTTTTATCTGCAACATTCTCTCACTCTTGCTTTTCCTATAATACACATATATATACACACATTACTCTCCTCTCTTTAAACACAAAACATTCACCACCTTATTACTTTCATAAACACATCTCTCCCCCatctctctccctctctctctctctctctcttaccTCTCTATTCTCTCCGGTGCCTGTATCATCCTCAACAAGACTATGACATCAACTCAAATTTCTGTGAGTATTCTTATATATGTCTGTATAACTGTAACTATTCattcattcttcttcttctcatTACTATTTCGCTGGTTTTATTTAAACCTACATATAGCTTTATTTTCTTTCACATTTCTTAGTTTTCTGAATAAAAATGATGTCTGAAATGTTTTTGTTTTCACCATGATCTCCGCAATGAGATCATTGTTTATAATTAGCTAGTGCTAGTTAAATATGGATTAAAGAAATGTACAAGATCCATATGAGTGAGTATCATGTACATGGAAAATTAGTGTGAAAAGAACCTTATGTTGATGATGAGTGGAACTTTATCTAGCATGCTATATGCTATGCTATATGTGTTGTGTGATGAACGATTATTTTCCACAGGAAGGTCATTCTCCACCACCAACAAATGTTACTTGAGAGTGCACTGCACTCAAAGATACATTGTAATTGTGACATGCTTGTGACAGCAAAGTCAATTTTTTCGGCCAATACACTTTTTTCATCTCATGCAACTAAAGGCATAAATAAAAAAGAGCTTTTCTTAGGGTTAATCAATTACTAATAACCCTATATTTGTTTTATATGTTATATAATGGTGGGATCCACACATGGTCTGCCAGTTTTGGCATTGCACATGCTGCACATTTGTTGGGTCCAAAAATAAAGttgcatcatcatcattattataGCTATATCTCTCATCAACCCTAGCTATAGGTATGAGGTATTTGTAAACTATCATTACAAATTCTAATGCTAAAAAGAATTTGAGCCTTGTTtgatatttttatgcattttgaAGTTATGAAACCAAAACATGTATATAAATGCTAAAATTGATCTTGCATAATGAATTAatcatttttttttgttattaatttTCAGGAGAGATCATCATCATCAATGGATATGGAATCAAGTGTACCTCCAGGATTTAGATTTCATCCAACAGAAGAGGAACTTGTAGGGTATTACCTCAACAGGAAAATCAACTCACTCAAAATTGATCTAGATGTTATTGTTGAGGTTGATCTCTACAAAATTGAACCATGGGACATACAAGGTATATATATTATAATACAGTATTATCTCAACCTTATGGAACATGATGTCATGTCATGTCATGTCATTAACTCATTATACAGTAAATTATAACTAATGATGTGTTTGTTGAAATCTATGTAAAGATAAATGCAAGCTAGGGTATGAGCAACAGAATGAGTGGTACTTTTTCAGCCACAAAGATAAGAAGTATCCAACAGGAACAAGGACTAATAGAGCCACTGCTGCTGGATTCTGGAAAGCAACCGGAAGAGATAAAGCTGTAACTTCCAAAAATAGAATCATAGGAATGAGGAAAACCCTTGTCTTCTACAAAGGTCGTGCCCCTAATGGAAGAAAAACTGATTGGATCATGCATGAGTATAGGCATCAAACCTCTGAACATGCCCCTCCACAGGCAAGTCCATTACTTTCTTCTTATTACTTTCTTGCCATGTTTTAAAAAATGGTCCGCGACAAAACGGTCTCAGAAGGTGCAAATACAGATACCATTATTCACCATTTTTATTCAGTATCTGTATCGCTACACCTGTACGAACTGAAATCGTGATCGCGCTGATGCTTTCTTATAAGCCATTGCCAATATATTGAGCTTATATGTATATATAATACAAGCTTCTCTTTGATTCTTTACTATAATAAGAATAAGAATTTGAATGTGTTAACTATTGCAGGAAGAAGGATGGGTTGTGTGTAGAGCATTTAAAAAGCCTAGTCCAAGTCACAGGCCAGGATATGAACCATGGTATAGCAATCAACAACAGCCACAGTATTTCAGAGATGATATTCAACTTCAAACCTATGCAACAACAAgacctttatcaatcacagatCTTTTGCATGAAGGTACAAGTTTTAGTAGTCACCCTTTTAGCAATGATCAACATTTTCTATCAAACCAAAACACTCTTGTTATGGACAACAAACAACAACTCATTGAACTTCCACAGTTAGATAGTCCAACAACAATAGAATGTAGCCAACAACAGCATCACATTAATGGTCTCATCACAAATGAAGAATATTGCAGTGAAGATAGAAgcaatgataataataataatggaCAAGTGATTGATTGGAAAAGTTTGGACAACTTGTTCACTTCACAGTTTACAGATACAGATAATTACTTTTCACATCAAAATAACTTGCCATTGATGATATCTCATAGCAATAACCAGAATGAGCTACAATCTCAAAATCAAGTTAATAATATCTTAGGATGCTTTCCTGATTCATAACTTGAGAGAGTGACATCATATTCATATATTATAGCCAATAAATAAAGAAGTATCTTAAGTAAGATGATATGGAATCATTATATCTTAGTTTTCCATTTCATCTTACTATAAGCTAATTTAGAAGTTTCTCATATTAttatatgatttttttaagtGATAATGGAGATTCACTTCAAGAGTGACTTAGCTCCTTTAGACTTCATAATTTTCTTCTATTTCTTTCTTTTGGGTTACAAATTATAAGTTTAACTTTGTACTGTGTCCTTGGCTATGTAACAATCTTAAATGTACATTCTCTTTTTTTGCATGCATAGTGTGGCTTTACTTTGCTTTAAGCTATTTTACATCATTATTATCTTAATTTTGTGAGAGTTGTCAATGCATACTTACACTTTATGTATCAATATCCTTTTTCTGCTTGTCCTTACAAGACAGAAGAAATTGTAACTAATTATTAATTAACTAGAAGATGCTACCATTATATTAAAGTTCTTttactttattatttttctaacagaaaattatatatatatatatattatatatatatatatatatatatatatatatatatatatatatatatatatattatatatatatatatatatatatatatatataaagaaagGATAATTAATTCCTTAAAAAAGTCATCGATGTTACGGATTAGTGATTTGATGTCTAAACAAGTTCATAATGTGGTCActatatatttaattaaatagtaGTGTTAGAAACTAAAAAAATATTCAAATGAAGCGACAAAAGCTACAAACACGTGTATCAACTCATaaagaacaacaacaaaaataGACAGAAAAAATAAAGAAACAAAAGAAAGCCTCGTAAATAAGTAAATAGTAGGAACAAAATTCTCCTATAAAGACATCAAATAAATTCCGTTATAAGAACTAGTCAAAGACTCTCAAACCACTATTGACTTGGATAGAGAATAGGGTTTTTAATAGAAAGAATAAGAGTTAGTCGCGGACCTATCAAGATATCATTTCTAAGGAAAGAAAAATATTATTTTCTTCCATGTTCTTCACATCTGTAGTCCTATCTaaaaaaacaacaacattttGAGATTTTTCAAATTGACCACACCATCCAATGGATAGGTCCCTTCTAATTTTTTACACACATCCCAAAGAGATAAACAACTCGAAAAGAGAAGGGAGATCCCtaacaaaaacaaaaaattaGCACAACTACCTAAAAATCTTATACTACGCCGAGGTCACCTCCCCGCAAgtcacaaaacaaataaaaaaagACTTTACCACCTTCTTACACAAAGCACAAGATACACCATCCAAAACTACTAAAAAGACTCTATTTGAACAGGTTCTCTCTAATAGGGATCTTCTCTTAAAGAAGTTTCCACTAGAACACAATTAACTTAGAAGGTGTCCAATTAACTTGGATGATGGATGAAATCGAGTCCACACTATTAGGAAGGAGACCAATAGGTAGGCTTGCCTACATGAGGGAAATGTAAACCGATGATACCAAAAACACATCACCCTTAGCATTTCTCCAGCATCATCGATCTATACCCTGGGAGAGAGTGATCCTTGAATGACAAAGAAAGAAGATACCATCCACCACATAACTTAAACCAAAGTCCCAACCTCCCACAAGCCTACCTCGCCCACATGACAATCCCTTAATTGGAAATACTAAAAAAATCTAGGAAACCTGACTCTAAGAGGGATATGATATGACTTGAGATATTAAACATAATTAATTGGGGACGGAGAAATGTTTGACTTGAAAAATGTCTCAATGCACAAGGGCATGGGACTTATATTTTGACTGTACgaaattgattttaattgacttaaaattgcaaaaatattataattaatttaattagaaatTTTATTGAATGATATACATAATTAATTTCACTTGAGATATTAAACATAATTAATTAACGAACGAGAAAAATTAGTACGATCTCAATTAAACCCTAAGTAATCCTAATAATGTCTAAATACTAACCATAAAATTAATTGCGGAATCATTCTAATAAACTCTAATCGTTaaaacatatttttgtatttttttttataattaaaaataaaatgaaataaacccttgatgatgaaaattaattattttaattaattattgaCTAAGTGCTCATTGTAAATCATTAATTTTATAAAATCATTTAATAAGAAAATAGgttaaattaattaaatataacAAATAGAGCAGGGGTGCATTTTATGTTCAGATAGCAATGGGCTCGTGTAATTGGGGTGTGAAAAACAATGGGGTTTTGGCCCATTTACTCTGAAGTCCATGTTGGAGGGAGGGCTCACGAGAGAGAGTCAACATTTGACTCTCTTTAAGGCGCGTCTAATCATAATCAGAGGGGTCTAAAGGATCCCACATCACAGTCTTGGATCCGGTGTACTAGTCAAAGTAAGTGCATTGGAAGGATGGGATATGAAGTCAACATGAGGTGTATACTACACGTAGGGCATGAGATAATTAGTTGACTGGGATATCCAATTGATCTAGGGCATCCCCGAGTGCCACTTGGCACACATCAAAGGGAATGCGGAGAGAGTATGTAAGGGACTTTCCTTCAGAGGTTTTATTTCTTCCCTTTCTTTCTCTCTCTACTCCCTCGCTCTCTCTTAGCGTCACCCCCGGCCACCCTAGCCACCAGAAACCACCACCTACACACCCTAATTCCTAGATCTCTGGTTTAAGTTCAACCGGGATCTTCAAACATTCAACCGGTGTTCATCTGGATGATGAACACCAACCCAAAAACCCTTTAGACCTAAGAACCATAGCCCCATCCTCAAGAACCTTAACCCTAAACACCATACCCAGACAAACTCTAACCCTAAAATGATGAACCCTAACCCTGAAGAAGATGAATTGTCATCTTCTTCCTTCATCCAAACCCCAACCCAACCCAGATCAAACCTAAAACTACCCAGAATCAACCCAAACATTcatcaaatcaaatcaaatcttaATCCCCTCAACCTCAATCAGCCATTAGAATGCACAAATCAAACAGCAAAACATAAACCCTAAATACCTTAACCCTAATCATCAAACAAACACATAAATAACAACATTATAAACAAATAGGAAACAAATAATGGAGTTCAATCAACCTACGAAGAAGATGTGCTCTCTAGTCACAAAGGTAAAATTTTCTTCTTTTAActccttttctttttctttttgaattTCTATATGGATCCCTCTCTGactccttcttcttctttctaTTGCGAAGTTCTAATGGGATTAAACTTGAAGGCCGAGCTCTGATTACTTACGGCTTCAAGGCGAAAAACCCTAAGCATCAACGGGAAGAGTTTTAGTATTGGTTGGGCTTGCAGCAGCAAGAATTCTTCTTTGGGTTTTCTTTTTCTTCCTTAACTTTGTTTTagatttatttatttatagaGGTAGAATTAAGTTTAGAATTAAGTTAGATAGATGAATTAGGAAGCTTGCAATTATGATTGATTGTAATTGATTTGTATTTTAGGATTTCGAATTGTAACTGATCATTTGCAATGTATTGGGTCTGAATTACCTTGTAAGTTGTACTATGTAATGAATCTCTGAATTAATTAGGAAAGTTATGATTGATTTTGAAAATGCAAGTTTTGATACATTTATGTTTGCAATTTGCACGTAGATTAGGGTTTCTGAAGATTAGGGGATGGACCCGGGTCATGGACATGACCCAGTGGAGTGGCGAATTCGGATATGCGCTTGACCTAGTTGGAGTTGATCTTGGATTCTTTCTTGACCCAACAGACTTGGGCTTTGGTCAGCCTCTGACCAACCcattaaaaaatattaaaacttAAAAATAACAATCCAATAAAAATAAGACTATCATAATTACCTTATTAAACTATTTACCCCATACTTATTAACTATAATCTAAtgaattaaattaataataataatattaaaaacTAATATTTTTTATTCATAAGATAACTAATAAATGTTAACCTAATTAATCTTAATAAATTTAAACTAAAATCCTTAATCTAAGTTAATTACAAGTTAATTATCAACATAAATTAAACTCCATTTTATTAACTTAATTCAAATCTAATAATCTAAAAATACCCTAATCAATTCTACCAACAAAAGTTATCAGTCAAATGATCctcctttgactttttaggtAATTTGGGCTAATCAGATGACTTATACCGGTTTTGGACATGTTAGTGACATAAACTTTAGGTTAGGAGAAAGATGGTCAAAGTTTGAGGTACGATGATAATAACTATGAAGTTTTTAAAGATTTGCCTAAACAACTAACATAAATAGAAGTAATACAATATAT is a window of Lathyrus oleraceus cultivar Zhongwan6 chromosome 6, CAAS_Psat_ZW6_1.0, whole genome shotgun sequence DNA encoding:
- the LOC127097558 gene encoding NAC domain-containing protein 30 codes for the protein MTSTQISERSSSSMDMESSVPPGFRFHPTEEELVGYYLNRKINSLKIDLDVIVEVDLYKIEPWDIQDKCKLGYEQQNEWYFFSHKDKKYPTGTRTNRATAAGFWKATGRDKAVTSKNRIIGMRKTLVFYKGRAPNGRKTDWIMHEYRHQTSEHAPPQAKGWVVCRAFKKPSPSHRPGYEPWYSNQQQPQYFRDDIQLQTYATTRPLSITDLLHEGTSFSSHPFSNDQHFLSNQNTLVMDNKQQLIELPQLDSPTTIECSQQQHHINGLITNEEYCSEDRSNDNNNNGQVIDWKSLDNLFTSQFTDTDNYFSHQNNLPLMISHSNNQNELQSQNQVNNILGCFPDS